In one Apteryx mantelli isolate bAptMan1 chromosome 9, bAptMan1.hap1, whole genome shotgun sequence genomic region, the following are encoded:
- the MFSD1 gene encoding lysosomal dipeptide transporter MFSD1 isoform X1, with protein MAEEERALLGPGGGGGPGGGGDPGGSVSPPGGPRGLAAACDPRRLPHRLLVLALMCFLGFGSYFCYDNPAALQTQVQADMKVNTARFMALYAWYSWPNVVLCFFGGFLIDRVFGIRLGTIIFSIFVCVGQVIFALGALFNAFWLMEAGRFVFGIGGESLAVAQNTYAVSWFKGKELNLVFGLQLSMARIGSTVNMNIMGWIYSRVQDLLGRTGHSTLGLTLMIGGITCLFSLACALILAYLDKRAEKLLCKEQGKTGEVIKLTDVKDFSLSLWLIFVICVCYYAAVFPFIGLGKVFFIEKFKFSSQEASAINSIVYIISAPMSPVFGLLVDKVGKNIIWVLCAVITTLASHIMLAFTFWNPWVAMCLLGVAYSLLACALWPMVAFVVPEHQLGTAYGFMQSIQNLGLAIIAIAAGMILDTRGYLFLEVFFSACICLSLIAVVMLYFVNHLTGGDLNWSAKKREKLQKVAATEAEEQERLRRQNEDDLAKLRPKADDFSLRNRYLSKLGAQLPDNYSSYLSTMAHRSMLK; from the exons ATGGCGGAGGAGGAgcgggcgctgctgggccccggcggcggcggcggccccggcggcggcggcgaccccggCGGCTCGGTctcccccccgggggggccccgcggcctGGCCGCTGCCTGCGACCCGCGGCGCCTGCCGCACCGCCTCCTGGTGCTCGCCCTCATGTGCTTCCTGGGCTTCG GCAGCTACTTCTGCTACGACAACCCGGCGGCCCTGCAGACGCAGGTGCAGGCG GACATGAAGGTCAACACGGCCCGGTTCATGGCGCTCTACGCCTGGTATTCCTGGCCCAACGTGGTCCTCTGCTTCTTTGGCGGCTTCCTGATAGACAGAGTGTTTGGGATACG gtTGGGCACAATAATATTTAGTATCTTTGTTTGTGTTGGGCAG GTGATTTTTGCTTTGGGAGCACTGTTTAATGCTTTTTGGCTGATGGAAGCAGGCAGATTTGTGTTTGG aaTAGGTGGAGAGTCCTTAGCTGTGGCACAAAACACTTATGCAGTCAGTTGGTTTAAAGGCAAGGAATTAAATCTGGTGTTTGGATTACAGCTAAGCATGGCCAGAATT GGGAGCACAGTGAACATGAATATCATGGGATGGATATACTCTAGAGTTCAAGATCTTCTGGGGCGTACTGGTCACAGTACTCTTGGGTTAACTCTCATGATAG GTGGCATAACATGTCTCTTTTCCCTGGCTTGTGCATTAATCCTTGCTTATCTggacaagagagcagagaagcttCTTTGTAAGGAGCAAGGGAAAACTG GTGAAGTGATTAAGCTCACTGATGTGAAGGACTTCTCTTTGTCTTTGTGGCTTATATTTGTAATCTGTGTCTGTTATTACGCAGCTGTCTTTCCTTTCATTGGACTTGGAAA GGTTTTCTTCATTGAGAAATTCAAATTCTCATCTCAAGAAGCAAGTGCAATTAACAG TATTGTTTATATCATATCAGCACCCATGTCCCCTGTCTTTGGACTCCTGGTGGATAAAGTTGGAAAGAATATCATCTGGGTTTTATGTGCTGTAATAACTACACTTGCTTCTCACATCATGTTGGCTTTTACCTTCTGGAACCCCTGGGTAGCAATG TGTTTGCTAGGAGTGGCTTACTCGCTGCTTGCCTGTGCCCTGTGGCCCATGGTGGCCTTTGTAGTTCCAGAACATCAGTTGGGAACTGCTTATGGCTT TATGCAGTCTATCCAGAATCTGGGGCTGGCAATCATTGCTATAGCAGCAGGTATGATACTGGACACAAGAGGATACCTGTTTCTTGAAGTGTTCTTCAGTGCTTGCATTTGCT tgtCACTAATAGCTGTAGTCATGCTGTATTTTGTGAATCACCTCACAG GAGGTGATCTAAACTGGTCtgcaaagaagagggaaaaactgcAAAAAGTAGCTGCAACCGA AGCAGAAGAACAAGAGAGACTCAGACGTCAAAATGAAGATGACTTGGCTAAATTACGGCCAAAAGCTGATGACTTTAGTTTAAGGAATAGATACCTCTCCAAACTAGGCGCTCAG CTGCCAGATAATTACTCTTCCTACTTATCAACAATGGCACATAGAAGCATGTTGAAATAG
- the MFSD1 gene encoding lysosomal dipeptide transporter MFSD1 isoform X2, with translation MAEEERALLGPGGGGGPGGGGDPGGSVSPPGGPRGLAAACDPRRLPHRLLVLALMCFLGFGSYFCYDNPAALQTQVQADMKVNTARFMALYAWYSWPNVVLCFFGGFLIDRVFGIRLGTIIFSIFVCVGQVIFALGALFNAFWLMEAGRFVFGIGGESLAVAQNTYAVSWFKGKELNLVFGLQLSMARIGSTVNMNIMGWIYSRVQDLLGRTGHSTLGLTLMIGGITCLFSLACALILAYLDKRAEKLLCKEQGKTGEVIKLTDVKDFSLSLWLIFVICVCYYAAVFPFIGLGKVFFIEKFKFSSQEASAINSIVYIISAPMSPVFGLLVDKVGKNIIWVLCAVITTLASHIMLAFTFWNPWVAMCLLGVAYSLLACALWPMVAFVVPEHQLGTAYGFMQSIQNLGLAIIAIAAGMILDTRGYLFLEVFFSACICLSLIAVVMLYFVNHLTGGDLNWSAKKREKLQKVAATETLREGLLRS, from the exons ATGGCGGAGGAGGAgcgggcgctgctgggccccggcggcggcggcggccccggcggcggcggcgaccccggCGGCTCGGTctcccccccgggggggccccgcggcctGGCCGCTGCCTGCGACCCGCGGCGCCTGCCGCACCGCCTCCTGGTGCTCGCCCTCATGTGCTTCCTGGGCTTCG GCAGCTACTTCTGCTACGACAACCCGGCGGCCCTGCAGACGCAGGTGCAGGCG GACATGAAGGTCAACACGGCCCGGTTCATGGCGCTCTACGCCTGGTATTCCTGGCCCAACGTGGTCCTCTGCTTCTTTGGCGGCTTCCTGATAGACAGAGTGTTTGGGATACG gtTGGGCACAATAATATTTAGTATCTTTGTTTGTGTTGGGCAG GTGATTTTTGCTTTGGGAGCACTGTTTAATGCTTTTTGGCTGATGGAAGCAGGCAGATTTGTGTTTGG aaTAGGTGGAGAGTCCTTAGCTGTGGCACAAAACACTTATGCAGTCAGTTGGTTTAAAGGCAAGGAATTAAATCTGGTGTTTGGATTACAGCTAAGCATGGCCAGAATT GGGAGCACAGTGAACATGAATATCATGGGATGGATATACTCTAGAGTTCAAGATCTTCTGGGGCGTACTGGTCACAGTACTCTTGGGTTAACTCTCATGATAG GTGGCATAACATGTCTCTTTTCCCTGGCTTGTGCATTAATCCTTGCTTATCTggacaagagagcagagaagcttCTTTGTAAGGAGCAAGGGAAAACTG GTGAAGTGATTAAGCTCACTGATGTGAAGGACTTCTCTTTGTCTTTGTGGCTTATATTTGTAATCTGTGTCTGTTATTACGCAGCTGTCTTTCCTTTCATTGGACTTGGAAA GGTTTTCTTCATTGAGAAATTCAAATTCTCATCTCAAGAAGCAAGTGCAATTAACAG TATTGTTTATATCATATCAGCACCCATGTCCCCTGTCTTTGGACTCCTGGTGGATAAAGTTGGAAAGAATATCATCTGGGTTTTATGTGCTGTAATAACTACACTTGCTTCTCACATCATGTTGGCTTTTACCTTCTGGAACCCCTGGGTAGCAATG TGTTTGCTAGGAGTGGCTTACTCGCTGCTTGCCTGTGCCCTGTGGCCCATGGTGGCCTTTGTAGTTCCAGAACATCAGTTGGGAACTGCTTATGGCTT TATGCAGTCTATCCAGAATCTGGGGCTGGCAATCATTGCTATAGCAGCAGGTATGATACTGGACACAAGAGGATACCTGTTTCTTGAAGTGTTCTTCAGTGCTTGCATTTGCT tgtCACTAATAGCTGTAGTCATGCTGTATTTTGTGAATCACCTCACAG GAGGTGATCTAAACTGGTCtgcaaagaagagggaaaaactgcAAAAAGTAGCTGCAACCGA AACGCTACGTGAGGGACTCTTAAGATCATAA
- the MFSD1 gene encoding lysosomal dipeptide transporter MFSD1 isoform X3 codes for MAEEERALLGPGGGGGPGGGGDPGGSVSPPGGPRGLAAACDPRRLPHRLLVLALMCFLGFGSYFCYDNPAALQTQVQADMKVNTARFMALYAWYSWPNVVLCFFGGFLIDRVFGIRLGTIIFSIFVCVGQVIFALGALFNAFWLMEAGRFVFGIGGESLAVAQNTYAVSWFKGKELNLVFGLQLSMARIGSTVNMNIMGWIYSRVQDLLGRTGHSTLGLTLMIGGITCLFSLACALILAYLDKRAEKLLCKEQGKTGEVIKLTDVKDFSLSLWLIFVICVCYYAAVFPFIGLGKVFFIEKFKFSSQEASAINSIVYIISAPMSPVFGLLVDKVGKNIIWVLCAVITTLASHIMLAFTFWNPWVAMCLLGVAYSLLACALWPMVAFVVPEHQLGTAYGFMQSIQNLGLAIIAIAAGMILDTRGYLFLEVFFSACICLSLIAVVMLYFVNHLTGGDLNWSAKKREKLQKVAATEKEI; via the exons ATGGCGGAGGAGGAgcgggcgctgctgggccccggcggcggcggcggccccggcggcggcggcgaccccggCGGCTCGGTctcccccccgggggggccccgcggcctGGCCGCTGCCTGCGACCCGCGGCGCCTGCCGCACCGCCTCCTGGTGCTCGCCCTCATGTGCTTCCTGGGCTTCG GCAGCTACTTCTGCTACGACAACCCGGCGGCCCTGCAGACGCAGGTGCAGGCG GACATGAAGGTCAACACGGCCCGGTTCATGGCGCTCTACGCCTGGTATTCCTGGCCCAACGTGGTCCTCTGCTTCTTTGGCGGCTTCCTGATAGACAGAGTGTTTGGGATACG gtTGGGCACAATAATATTTAGTATCTTTGTTTGTGTTGGGCAG GTGATTTTTGCTTTGGGAGCACTGTTTAATGCTTTTTGGCTGATGGAAGCAGGCAGATTTGTGTTTGG aaTAGGTGGAGAGTCCTTAGCTGTGGCACAAAACACTTATGCAGTCAGTTGGTTTAAAGGCAAGGAATTAAATCTGGTGTTTGGATTACAGCTAAGCATGGCCAGAATT GGGAGCACAGTGAACATGAATATCATGGGATGGATATACTCTAGAGTTCAAGATCTTCTGGGGCGTACTGGTCACAGTACTCTTGGGTTAACTCTCATGATAG GTGGCATAACATGTCTCTTTTCCCTGGCTTGTGCATTAATCCTTGCTTATCTggacaagagagcagagaagcttCTTTGTAAGGAGCAAGGGAAAACTG GTGAAGTGATTAAGCTCACTGATGTGAAGGACTTCTCTTTGTCTTTGTGGCTTATATTTGTAATCTGTGTCTGTTATTACGCAGCTGTCTTTCCTTTCATTGGACTTGGAAA GGTTTTCTTCATTGAGAAATTCAAATTCTCATCTCAAGAAGCAAGTGCAATTAACAG TATTGTTTATATCATATCAGCACCCATGTCCCCTGTCTTTGGACTCCTGGTGGATAAAGTTGGAAAGAATATCATCTGGGTTTTATGTGCTGTAATAACTACACTTGCTTCTCACATCATGTTGGCTTTTACCTTCTGGAACCCCTGGGTAGCAATG TGTTTGCTAGGAGTGGCTTACTCGCTGCTTGCCTGTGCCCTGTGGCCCATGGTGGCCTTTGTAGTTCCAGAACATCAGTTGGGAACTGCTTATGGCTT TATGCAGTCTATCCAGAATCTGGGGCTGGCAATCATTGCTATAGCAGCAGGTATGATACTGGACACAAGAGGATACCTGTTTCTTGAAGTGTTCTTCAGTGCTTGCATTTGCT tgtCACTAATAGCTGTAGTCATGCTGTATTTTGTGAATCACCTCACAG GAGGTGATCTAAACTGGTCtgcaaagaagagggaaaaactgcAAAAAGTAGCTGCAACCGA aaaagaaatttgA
- the LOC106496707 gene encoding P2Y purinoceptor 3-like: MENGTAGKAPCPLVETYKYVLLPLTYSSVFVLGLLLNGAMLWLSCCRAKEWTCTAVYLVNLAVADLLYLCSLPLLVVNYVLQDTWPFGELLCKLVRFLFYANLYGSILLLTCVSVHRFLGVCYPIRSLPYRTRRLAAVGTAASWALVLLQLLPTLVYARTGVINNHTVCYDMTSPENLSSYYPYGMALTASGFLFPFLIILVCYCLMIKSLIRTTGDTNPIGSAAQAKSIRTILLVCGLFAVCLLPFHITRTIYLFVRVYRVTDCQLFQRWSLFYKIWRPLVSLNSCINPLLYFLSGQTNRARLILELRLHKADPLARPAGNMKGTDVQRRLPPY, encoded by the coding sequence ATGGAGAACGGCACCGCAGGGAAAGCGCCGTGCCCTCTCGTGGAAACCTATAAGTACGTCCTGCTCCCCCTTACGTACAGCTCCGTCTTCGTGCTGGGGCTGCTCCTCAACGGGGCCATGCTGTGGCTCAGCTGCTGCCGCGCGAAGGAGTGGACCTGCACCGCCGTCTACCTGGTGAACCTGGCCGTCGCGGACCTGCTGTACCTCTGCTCTCTGCCCTTGCTCGTTGTCAACTACGTCCTGCAGGACACGTGGCCTTTCGGAGAGCTGCTCTGCAAGCTGGTGCGGTTCTTGTTTTACGCCAACCTGTAcggcagcatcctgctgctgaCTTGCGTCAGCGTCCACCGCTTCCTAGGCGTTTGCTACCCGATCCGCTCGCTGCCCTACCGGACCCGGCGCCTGGCCGCCGTTGGCACGGCGGCATCCTGGGCGCTGGTGCTCCTGCAGCTCTTGCCCACTCTCGTCTACGCCCGCACCGGCGTTATCAACAACCACACCGTCTGCTACGACATGACGAGCCCCGAGAACCTCAGCAGCTACTACCCCTACGGCATGGCTTTAACGGCATCCggcttcctctttcctttcctcatcATCTTAGTCTGCTATTGCTTAATGATCAAAAGCCTGATCCGGACCACCGGGGACACCAACCCCATTGGAAGCGCTGCCCAAGCCAAGTCAATCCGAACCATTCTCCTGGTGTGCGGCCTTTTCGCTGTCTGCTTACTTCCCTTCCATATCACCCGGACCATCTACCTCTTCGTTCGGGTGTACCGGGTAACTGACTGCCAACTTTTTCAACGCTGGAGCTTATTTTACAAGATCTGGAGGCCTCTAGTGAGCCTGAACAGTTGCATCAACCCCCTCCTCTACTTTCTTTCTGGTCAAACCAACAGAGCCAGGCTCATTTTGGAGCTGAGACTGCACAAGGCAGACCCTCTTGCTAGGCCTGCTGGGAACATGAAGGGGACAGATGTCCAAAGACGACTTCCCCCATACTGA